One part of the Solanum dulcamara chromosome 8, daSolDulc1.2, whole genome shotgun sequence genome encodes these proteins:
- the LOC129900208 gene encoding transcription factor VIP1-like, translating to MDEKRKGSDELDLDLCLKTPTQDEPINKIPTLKEAMNNELKYGQVDPNVDLKKLKRIMSNRLSAQRSRIKKIEYTAELEKKVKDLQDTIAWAGSEIENMKDNKKKLLMENDMLQAQLDSVTAKSNLHTVQTEELKLELKRLKELAKAREIERQSFNFYESESTAEIDIDQYLNFDAMDFYPPMNDDM from the exons ATGGATGAGAAACGAAAAGGATCTGATGAGCTTGATTTGGATTTGTGCTTAAAAACTCCAACTCAAGATGAACCAATTAATAAGATTCCAACCCTGAAAGAAGCAATGAATAATGAACTCAAATATGGTCAAGTAGACCCAAATGTGGATTTGAAGAAGCTAAAAAG GATAATGTCAAATAGGCTGTCAGCACAAAGATCCAGGATCAAAAAGATTGAATACACAGCCGAATTGGAAAAGAAAGTCAAAGATCTACAG GACACCATAGCTTGGGCGGGatcagaaatagaaaatatGAAAGACAATAAAAAGAAATTGCTGATGGAGAATGATATGTTGCAAGCACAATTGGATAGCGTCACTGCCAAATCTAATTTACACACTG TACAAACTGAAGAGTTGAAACTTGAATTGAAGAGGCTTAAGGAACTTGCAAAGGCTCGGGAGATTGAGAGACAAAGTTTCAACTTTTATGAGTCAGAATCAACTGCAGAAATAGACATTGACCAGTATCTCAATTTTGATGCCATGGACTTTTATCCACCCATGAATGATGACATGTGA
- the LOC129899618 gene encoding uncharacterized protein At5g39865-like: protein MLLTRNKSKIWIHNNNSPNFSCSSFKDINTLFSDDSNYNSPISTTTTKKPNIFHRVLRVNAVLRAFSTRPEPEPESTTHKSIQIPGAEKKIVIYFTSLRVIRSTFDDCKAVRSILSSFRVSIDERDVSMDVGFMEELKTILGTRVKTKLSLPRVFIGGSYIGGAAEIIQLHEAGELKKYVEGLTPAEFSTCEVCGGNRFILCEECSGSQKCYSEKSGFRTCTACNENGLIRCPSCYYPIL from the coding sequence ATGTTGCTTACTCGAAACAAATCAAAGATTTGGATTCACAACAATAATTCACCAAATTTCTCTTGTTCTTCATTCAAAGATATTAATACCCTTTTCTCCGACGATTCTAATTACAATTCACCCAtttccaccaccaccaccaaaaAACCCAATATATTCCATCGTGTCCTCCGCGTTAACGCTGTCCTCCGTGCCTTCTCAACCCGACCCGAACCTGAACCCGAATCAACAACCCATAAATCGATTCAAATCCCAGGAGCTGAGAAGAAAATAGTGATTTACTTCACCAGCCTCAGAGTAATTCGTTCTACATTCGACGATTGCAAAGCCGTTCGATCAATTCTGTCTAGCTTTCGTGTTTCGATCGACGAACGAGATGTGTCTATGGATGTTGGGTTCATGGAAGAGCTAAAGACCATATTGGGTACCCGTGTAAAGACGAAATTGTCCTTGCCTAGAGTTTTCATCGGCGGGAGTTACATTGGTGGCGCGGCGGAGATTATTCAGCTGCATGAAGCTGGCGAGCTGAAGAAATACGTTGAAGGGCTGACTCCGGCGGAATTCAGCACGTGCGAAGTGTGTGGAGGAAATAGATTTATCCTCTGTGAAGAGTGCAGCGGTAGCCAAAAGTGTTATAGCGAGAAAAGTGGATTCAGGACTTGTACGGCTTGTAATGAGAATGGTTTGATCAGGTGCCCTTCTTGTTACTACCCGATACTCTGA